A genome region from Candidatus Woesearchaeota archaeon includes the following:
- a CDS encoding glycosyltransferase family 1 protein, whose protein sequence is MTKPKLLIATDSFLPRWDGIARFLDEIIPHLSKHFDITIACPDYGRPPTYPARIVLFPLRKVSVAGYAPAQVDKKTLQNLIDNADVVFTQTIGPIGYYAIKYARKKKKYVVSFIHSIEWALFSKNLPVAQRIAAWILKKIIPRIYNKSDLLICPSNETLRAIQQKGIGKKHVVIPLGVDNRTFRPRKNAKKELGLEDYTVIGYVGRTTREKDLDTLYKAFRQLYEEDKTIHLLIVGGEVSWQDMRGITNIPQVNNPQKYFQAMDIYVLPSHTETTSLTTLEAMASQLPVVVTPMGHINVYLKDRKNGMLFPPGDVDYLKSLLQELIASPALRARLGRAARKTSKEYSWKKTADELVQVLKPSN, encoded by the coding sequence ATGACAAAGCCTAAACTGCTCATTGCAACAGATAGTTTTCTCCCACGTTGGGACGGTATTGCACGTTTTCTTGATGAGATCATCCCCCACCTTAGCAAACACTTCGACATTACTATCGCATGTCCAGACTATGGACGCCCCCCAACGTACCCTGCCCGTATTGTTTTGTTTCCTCTGCGTAAAGTAAGTGTAGCAGGATACGCTCCTGCACAGGTTGACAAAAAAACTCTTCAAAATCTCATTGATAACGCAGATGTCGTCTTTACACAAACGATTGGGCCTATTGGCTACTACGCAATTAAGTATGCTCGAAAAAAGAAGAAATATGTTGTAAGTTTTATCCACAGTATTGAATGGGCGCTCTTCTCAAAGAACCTTCCTGTAGCTCAGCGAATTGCCGCATGGATCCTTAAAAAAATTATTCCTCGCATTTACAACAAATCAGATTTACTTATTTGTCCGTCAAATGAAACATTGCGCGCAATTCAACAAAAGGGAATAGGAAAAAAACATGTTGTGATCCCCTTAGGTGTTGATAATCGCACGTTTCGTCCTAGAAAAAATGCGAAAAAAGAATTAGGTCTTGAGGACTACACTGTTATCGGATATGTAGGGCGCACAACAAGAGAAAAAGATCTTGACACGCTCTACAAAGCGTTTCGACAGCTTTACGAGGAGGATAAAACAATTCATCTACTCATTGTTGGTGGTGAAGTTTCTTGGCAAGACATGCGTGGAATAACAAACATCCCCCAAGTAAATAACCCTCAAAAATATTTTCAAGCAATGGATATTTATGTTCTTCCATCTCATACTGAGACAACCTCTCTTACAACTCTTGAAGCGATGGCTTCGCAACTGCCTGTTGTAGTGACGCCAATGGGACACATTAACGTTTATCTTAAAGATAGGAAAAATGGCATGTTATTCCCCCCAGGAGATGTGGACTATTTGAAAAGTTTGTTACAAGAATTAATTGCCTCACCCGCGCTAAGAGCGAGATTAGGACGAGCTGCTAGAAAGACATCCAAGGAGTATTCTTGGAAGAAAACTGCTGATGAGTTGGTACAAGTACTCAAACCTTCAAACTAA